The following are encoded together in the Plasmodium reichenowi strain SY57 chromosome 3, whole genome shotgun sequence genome:
- a CDS encoding YTH domain-containing protein, putative, translating into MNYNNNSFIPPTHVVKNIYTSAKTKFFLIKSSSDKNIAISLNYNIWATTPKNEYKFVSAFMEHDYVILVFSVNGSSKFCGYAIMQSKPGESKNNNVYFYYDNKVFRGKNFDIQWIRVVDVPFQEVAHLKNSLNEYKPIKVGRDGQEIEQMAGIQLCEAFESNFIKINNNITDTNTKPNIPPMYNMNTNNYVDSPNMNENIDMIKLYPYNNNFNINYNNFRNLYEESQYNLFNFYNPALHIFPIDLTNMNYDEYIYLYEKSQLVWQQKMLQMKANMNCIKQ; encoded by the exons ATGAATTATAACAACAATTCTTTTATACCCCCAACCCATGTGGTTAAGAACATAT ACACAAGTGCAAAAACTAAGTTCTTTCTTATTAAAAGCTCGTcagataaaaatatagcGATTTCGTTGAATTACAACATTTGGGCAACAACAccaaaaaatgaatataaatttgtTTCAGCGTTTATG GAACATGATTATGTCATATTAGTTTTTTCAGTTAACGGTAGTTCGAAATTTTGTGGTTATGCGATTATGCAATCCAa aCCCGGAGAATCAAAGAATAATAAcgtttatttttattatgacAATAAGGTGTTTAGAGGAAAAAACTTTGACATCCAATGGATACGAGT TGTCGATGTGCCCTTTCAAGAAGTAGCCCATTTGAAGAACAGCCTGAATGAATACAAACCAATTAAAGTTGGAAGAGATGGACAG gaAATAGAACAAATGGCTGGTATTCAGTTATGTGAAGCATTTGAATCGAATTTTATTAAGATTAACAATAACATAAC AGATACGAATACCAAACCAAACATCCCCCCTATGTATAATATGAACACAAACAACTATGTAGATAGTCCAAACATGAATGAAAATATTGATATGATAAAACTATATCCTTATAACAACAACTTTaacataaattataataattttcgTAACTTATATGAAGAGTCtcaatataatttatttaatttttataatccagctttacatatatttcCAATAGATCTTACGAATATGAATtatgatgaatatatatatttatatgaaaaatcTCAGTTAGTTTGGCAACAAAAAATGTTACAAATGAAGGCCAATATGAATTGTATTAAgcaataa
- a CDS encoding hypothetical protein (conserved Plasmodium protein, unknown function) — MRAIIRFKIIRQVHSLVSKDADNKFKRIVSYINNYDDNLNELKRKKEYLGFDDEIGCLIKRLDYKLQKCNERDFKDCEKYMNEDVSDIIKMLYVLYHYKNGKDNDYKNIILYFDKYIYHSKNIPMINLKYLFYFHLFYFNMNYSLIRIEKCLEKYGHTLTTDQLMFLIRYINIYLKNLYLYNVIKHRNDYQTVSNNMNNRTNENGIENVNNYEDEYNYRNKIKKEINIFINNLFRINKNEKEYFIFYNFDDIEIKNKCVRNEELDMVEQDNISFFLKNKGVHKFEKNNINEREDNKKGNPHINDDMYFNMMNEDKENVRIKDNNRNNDNILYNNNNNNNNNSSEKSSLPFYNNIKSSLTSYNKNTFYIHEKEINRKNNMSSNNYVINDMNVLTAPVDVNNNLCSSRKVLRKEKIIINNSELNLYKNIYRKCTKEVIKNILLHKEKIHIDILWNSFISNLFKDEYIYMLMNEIKKDNKKHIVYEEEFITYLKQIKLLELYDDTSFITICNNFFKTYIVEKKYIKNLHFADRLTYYTDIFCYNSFLQKYILYIYKLNLERFNIKILKKILSKLFYFLQQNKSLINGFDKLIKSLIIKIIINGSFNDIIMIIYTWRQYIFYKTYMNKQREKEKSIKSNNYYMNIFDDMNNENLINFETDPHFVYNDIQKKIIQMLCLEHTIQENKKENTTYDTSNEYMYNTFYGNHMIHNNNCSYLQNNNIFHLSDISLYYMKQDYIKIYEFLTFRTIIEKRQMTNLMFDKYFDKSMIIMINKQLIKLFCVFLNKVHYSIKSGDTKINLFECVNNFFNDDPMYYHTTQLLNHGGKEMEEQFLREKKKINNQRIRIDEDDIYCNEDDMYCNEDDIYCNEDDIYCNGDDMYCNDDNIHYNDDNIHYNDDNIHYNDREHDIYSNLLCRSNEKKPDKEKKKIFLIKKKKIDNNFIYKEEKEFFENNIVENKCKESFDCLFKHKDKKHKKIISLSDVANYEKKYPYEYHCLNNFINLLLMIIIDNYIFFDIKNLHFINFFFQCFEYEHLLPMSIYHYFYFFYIFRNINYAHLRQKDKKEYIYSEDLFNKKKNKIMHMCKEKIKISINEYISFNLKSGYSMNELNNDKEKKKKKKKNLEENETCPAKKNVCNFDMDCIIMLILYNMNNEDVLDIFKNCFLLSLNNYLREQKIKKKETVLYIYGNTICSIPVGDDTKMETREIKSNDNNRKNNMVSSSNINKLHIIPCNNFDMIRNTFNGINKNIKYMDEFDIINKYEFFYIHMIYKKLMCHNNKMCMDENNSINNGNLKNDDMLKGVDHIKSYYNLKNYHAYNNITYGHKKMFDYINHSDHSNDFNDYQQEQADYKSFLDFLSHKKQNYEAEELLKLCTMIKMFKGHEKIKQIINKINMLFNTYNNSFEFFISYLFLIILNEEKENYINEIYKIFNQINIYLLNNNIKPYWYQLLIQILYLIKIKNLYSFDLLCFKYKNIANFYEEAINIKKKKLEEHQRKKKKKTCTNANRNMIYYRDNEEPYNIYKSTIRNYLKTNNISYIENLQLKDSPFIFDIYVPSKKIIFLNQDMCILPDIFIDHLQVHIFDTINFTIYEMNERNYNMLVGET; from the exons atgagAGCAATCATAAGATTTAAG ATAATTCGACAAGTACATTCCTTAGTATCAAAAGATGCAGACAAcaaatttaaaagaatagtatcttatattaacaattatgatgataacCTAAATGAActgaaaagaaaaaaggaGTACCTGG GTTTCGATGACGAAATTGGCTGTTTGATAAAAAGGCTTGATTATAAATTACAAAAGTGTAACGAGAGGGACTTTAAGGATTGTGAAAAATACATGAATGAAGATGTTAgtgatataataaaaatgttatatgtattatatcattataagAATGGTAAAGATAATgattataagaatataatattatattttgataaatatatatatcatagCAAGAATATTCCTATGATAAATTTAAAgtatttgttttattttcatttgttttattttaatatgaaCTATTCATTAATAAGAATAGAGAAATGTTTAGAAAAGTATGGACATACATTAACAACAGATCAATTGATGTTTTTAATTCgatacataaatatttatttaaaaaatttatatttgtataatgTTATTAAACACAGAAATGATTACCAGACGGTGtctaataatatgaataatagAACAAATGAAAATGGGATAgaaaatgttaataattatgaagatgaatataattataggaataaaattaaaaaggaaataaatatttttataaacaaTTTGTTTAggataaataaaaatgagaaagaatattttattttctacaattttgatgatatagaaataaaaaacaagTGTGTAAGAAATGAAGAGTTGGATATGGTTGAACAGGATAATataagtttttttttaaaaaataaaggtGTCCAtaaatttgaaaaaaataatataaatgaaagagaggataataaaaaggGAAATCCTCATATTAATGATGATATGTATTTCAACATGATGAATgaagataaagaaaatgtaCGAATCaaagataataataggaataatgataatatattatataataataataataataataataataatagtagtGAAAAGAGTTCCCTTCCATtttacaataatataaaatcgTCTTTAACttcatataataagaataccttttatatacatgagaaggaaataaatagaaaaaataatatgagtagtaataattatgttatTAATGATATGAATGTATTAACAGCTCCTGTGGATGtcaataataatttatgtaGCAGTCGAAAGGTTTTAAGAAAAGAGAAgattataattaataatagcgagttaaatttatataagaatatatataggaaATGTACAAAGgaagtaataaaaaatattttattacataaagaaaaaatacatatagATATTTTGTGGAATAGTTTTATTagtaatttatttaaagatgaatatatatatatgttaatgaacgagataaaaaaagataataagAAACATATAGTATATGAAGAAGaatttataacatatttaaaacaaataaaattattagaattatatgatgatacatcgtttattacaatatgtaataatttttttaaaacttATATTGTTgaaaaaaagtatataaaaaatttacattTTGCTGATAGATTAACATATTATACagatattttttgttataattcttttttacaaaagtatattttatatatatataaattaaatttggaaagatttaatataaaaatattaaaaaaaatattatctaaattattttatttcttacAACAAAATAAATCTTTAATAAATGGTTTTGATAAATTGATAAAAAGtcttattataaaaattattattaatggTTCATTcaatgatattattatgattatatatacatggAGACAgtatatcttttataagacatatatgaataaacaaagagaaaaagaaaaatctATTAAAAGTaacaattattatatgaatatatttgatGACATGAATAATGAAAATCTTATCAACTTTGAAACGGATCCtcattttgtatataatgatatacaaaagaaaattatacaaatgTTATGTTTAGAACATACTATTCAAGAGAACAAAAAAGAGAATACTACATATGATACAAGTAATGAATACATGTACAATACATTTTATGGGAATCATATgatacataataataattgttcttatttacaaaataacaatatttttcatttaagCGATATTTCGttgtattatatgaaacaggactatataaaaatatatgaattcTTAACCTTCCGAACTATAATAGAGAAAAGACAAATGACTAACCTTATGtttgataaatattttgataaGAGTATGATcattatgataaataaacaattaataaaattattctGTGTCTTTTTAAATAAGGTTCATTATAGTATAAAAAGTGGTGATACCAAAATTAATCTTTTCGAATGtgtaaataatttttttaatgacGACCCTATGTATTACCATACGACTCAATTATTAAATCATGGAGGTAAAGAGATGGAGGAGCAATTTTTgagggaaaaaaaaaaaataaataatcaaCGTATACGAATAGATGAAgatgatatatattgtaatgAAGATGATATGTATTGTAATGAAgatgatatatattgtaatgaagatgatatatattgtaatgGAGATGATATGTATTgtaatgatgataatatacattataatgatgataatatacattataatgatgataatatacattataatgatagagaacatgatatatatagtaaCCTTTTATGTCGATCAAATGAAAAGAAGCcagataaagaaaaaaaaaaaatatttttaattaaaaaaaaaaaaattgataataattttatatataaagaagaaaaggaattttttgaaaataatattgtaGAGAATAAATGTAAAGAATCATTTGATTGTTTGTTTAAGCATAAAGATAAGAAACACAAAAAGattatttctttatcaGATGTAGCTAATtatgaaaagaaatatcCATATGAATACCATtgtttaaataattttattaatttattattaatgataataatagataactatatattttttgatattaaaaatttacattttataaatttctttttccaGTGTTTTGAATATGAACATCTATTACCTATGTCTATATATCattacttttatttcttctatATTTTCAGGAATATAAATTATGCTCACCTAAGACAAAAGGACAAGaaggaatatatatattcagaagatctttttaataaaaaaaaaaataaaattatgcATATGTGTAAGGAGAAAATCAAAATTTCgataaatgaatatatttcGTTTAATCTGAAATCTGGATATAGTATGAACGAActtaataatgataaagaaaaaaaaaaaaaaaaaaaaaaaaatcttGAAGAAAATGAGACCTGCCctgcaaaaaaaaatgtttgTAATTTTGATATGGATTGTATAATTAtgttaattttatataatatgaacaatgAAGATGTTCttgatatttttaaaaattgtttcttattatcattaaataattatttaagagagcaaaaaataaaaaaaaaagagacagtattatatatatatggtaATACGATTTGTTCTATACCGGTAGGTGATGACACAAAAATGGAGACAAGAGAAATTAAAtcaaatgataataataggAAGAATAACATGGTTAGTTCATCTAATATTAATAAGTTACATATTATACCttgtaataattttgataTGATCAGAAACACCTTTAATGggataaataaaaatattaaatatatggacgaatttgatataataaataaatatgaatttttttatattcacatgatatataaaaagttGATGTgtcataataataaaatgtgtatggatgaaaataattcaaTTAATAATGgtaatttaaaaaatgatgacATGTTGAAAGGTGTTgatcatataaaaagttATTACAACTTAAAGAATTATCATgcttataataatatcacATATGGTCATAAGAAAATGTTTGATTATATTAACCATTCCGACCATTCTAATGATTTCAATGATTATCAACAGGAGCAAGCCGATTATAAATCCTTTCTGGATTTTTTATCAcataaaaaacaaaattatgaagcagaagaattattaaaattatgtaccatgataaaaatgtttaaaggacatgaaaaaataaaacagaTCATTAACAAAATTAATATGCTTTTTAATAcgtataataatagttttgaattttttataagttatttatttcttattatacttaatgaggaaaaagaaaattatataaatgaaatttataaaatttttaatcaaattaatatatatttattaaataataatataaaaccTTATTGGTATCaattattaatacaaatactttatcttataaaaattaaaaatttatattcttttgatttattatgtttcaaatataaaaatatagcGAACTTTTATGAGGAAGCTATAAATatcaagaaaaaaaaattagaagaacatcaaagaaaaaaaaaaaaaaaaacatgtACAAATGCAAATAgaaatatgatatattatagaGATAATGAAGAACcatataacatatataagTCTACCATTcgaaattatttaaaaacaaataatatttcttatattgAAAATCTACAATTAAAAGATAGTCCATTCATATTTGACATATATGTTCCCTCGaaaaaaatcatttttttaaatcaagatatgtgtattttacctgatatatttattgatCATTTACAAGTCCACATATTTGACACCATTAATTTTACCATATATGAGATGAATgaaagaaattataatatgcTGGTGGGGGAAACATAA